The uncultured Fretibacterium sp. genome includes the window TTGGAGTGGCCGTGAAACAGTCTGAGACGTTTGAGGCTTCGGGAAGGAGAGGTTTGTGATGGATAACGCAAAGTTCGAGAGAAGATACTGGATCCATACGGTGACGCCGCTCCACGTGGGGACGGGACGGGGCGTTGGCTACATCGACCTGCCGATCGCGCGGGAGAAGGTCACGAACTGGCCCTGCATCCCTGGCTCCGCCGTGAAGGGCGTGGTGGCCGATTATTTTGGTGCCACGGAGAAAAAAAGGGAAGATGACGACCTTGCCCTGGCCGCGTTCGGGAGGAAAAACGACTCAAGTACCACCGAGGCGAACAGCACGGCGGGGTCTTTGGTCTTCACGGACGCGCGGATCGTCTGCCTGCCCATCAGGAGCTTTTACGGGACGTTCGCCTGGGTCACCTCGCCCTTCTGCCTCGAACGGCTCAAGCGGGATACAAACTTGCCCATTCTGTCTTTGGTCGTGGAATCCGCCATTGTGACCAGCAGAACCAAGCTTGTTAGGAATGGGACGAAGCTCTACCTGGAGGACCTGGACCTGGATTGCGTAATAAGCCAGGAAGCCGATGCCTGCGCGGAGTTGATCGCCAGGGCTGTCTTTGCGGACAGGCCCGACTGGCAGGCCATCTTCCGCGAGAGGCTGGCGATCGTGAGCGACGATATCTTCACCTTTCTCTGCGAGGCTGGGACGGAGGTCGGCGCGCACATTCGGATCGACGAGGACTTGGGAACCGTTGCGGGCGGTGCGCTCTGGTACGAGGAGGCCCTGCCGGTCGAGACCCTGCTTGCGGGGACGGTCTGGTGTGACCGCGTGTACCGCAGTAAAGACAATGAAAAGGGTGCAAACGGTGATCTGACGAAGGAAAAGCTGCTGGAGAATTTCTGTTCCAGGCCCCTCGAGCTGCAGATCGGCGGCAAGGCCTCGACCGGTAAGGGGCAGGTGCGCTGCCTCTTCGAGTCACGGTAAGGAGGCCGATCATGGGTATTCGGACGAAGGAACAGCAGATGGCCCAGGCCGCATTTAAATGTGTCC containing:
- the cmr4 gene encoding type III-B CRISPR module RAMP protein Cmr4, producing MDNAKFERRYWIHTVTPLHVGTGRGVGYIDLPIAREKVTNWPCIPGSAVKGVVADYFGATEKKREDDDLALAAFGRKNDSSTTEANSTAGSLVFTDARIVCLPIRSFYGTFAWVTSPFCLERLKRDTNLPILSLVVESAIVTSRTKLVRNGTKLYLEDLDLDCVISQEADACAELIARAVFADRPDWQAIFRERLAIVSDDIFTFLCEAGTEVGAHIRIDEDLGTVAGGALWYEEALPVETLLAGTVWCDRVYRSKDNEKGANGDLTKEKLLENFCSRPLELQIGGKASTGKGQVRCLFESR